The following proteins come from a genomic window of Populus nigra chromosome 6, ddPopNigr1.1, whole genome shotgun sequence:
- the LOC133697027 gene encoding 16 kDa phloem protein 1-like isoform X2 encodes MASGILEVLLVNAKGLGDTDFIGDMDPYVIVQYKSQERKSSVARGQGGHPVWNERLTFKVEYPGQAGEYKLSLKIMDKDTFSADDFIGEATIYVKDLLTSGVENGSAELHPCKYRVEEKDYDGEEYGGWNQSSF; translated from the exons aTGGCTAGTGGGATATTGGAAGTGCTGCTGGTGAATGCAAAAGGCCTTGGAGATACTGATTTCATAG GTGATATGGATCCATATGTTATCGTGCAATACAAAAGCCAAGAGCGCAAGAGCAGCGTAGCTAGAG GTCAAGGTGGTCATCCAGTTTGGAATGAGAGGCTCACATTCAAGGTAGAGTATCCAGGACAAGCTGGCGAATATAAGCTCAGTCTTAAAATCATGGACAAAGACACCTTCTCTGCCGACGACTTCATTGGTGAAGCCAC GATCTATGTGAAGGATTTGTTGACATCAGGAGTGGAAAATGGATCTGCTGAGCTACATCCCTGCAAGTATAGAGTG GAGGAAAAGGATTATGACGGGGAAGAGTACGGCGGATGGAACCAAAGCAGTTTTTAG
- the LOC133697118 gene encoding uncharacterized protein LOC133697118 isoform X1: MAPTTVQIVDYSSFVGLARTMKFEDYLGQQSDEKQKRVDLEEEVEKLQAELDEEQAINKVLQCALHGSVSSHPCLATLIPPQVQSLLAELAMVEEEIVWLERKVDELKLNLYQEVKQNKEWKRQPQHQKKMKQQNQLPPSGLENRSVLEDDFNQLSRSQHYDEYRKEKMKFRRPSVGSAAEMLSMLSTSSTKNEKPRRHAGRIQNEHHIRKEICNENPNELSEELVKSLIGIFLELHQAPPQDTEELAIVPKLSLSCMNSKGPKTLFNYKASIFPFNRNESNLDPYRIMPDLDSAVRDIGPYKNFIQIERNSLDVRRLPECLPMAGKLRVLIRRLCNVDLTFLTYKQKLAFWINIYNACIMHGFLEHGLPSSQENLLATMNKAAVNVGGIVLNALAIEHFILRHPCEPNHGHADEKEMLLRHAYGLGYPEPNVTFALCRGSWSSPALRIYTPEEVVNELGRAKVEYLEASVGVTCKRKIVVPKLLQWHMRDFADDMESLLEWIYSQLPRSGSLKRLMMECLNGESKFPLTKMVEVQPYESEFRYLLSFYDSLTGSEKSYHNC; the protein is encoded by the exons ATGGCACCCACGACTGTTCAG ATTGTAGACTACTCTTCATTTGTTGGCCTTGCAAGAACAATGAAATTTGAAGACTACCTTGGGCAACAGAGTGATGAGAAACAGAAAAGAGTCGATCTCGAGGAGGAG GTTGAGAAATTGCAAGCAGAATTAGACGAGGAACAGGCAATAAACAAGGTTCTGCAGTGTGCACTCCATGGTTCAGTGTCGTCCCATCCATGTCTTGCCACGCTGATACCACCCCAA GTTCAGAGCCTCCTTGCAGAACTTGCAATGGTGGAGGAGGAGATCGTATGGCTTGAAAGAAAAGTTGATGAGCTGAAACTCAACTTGTATCAGGAGGTGAAGCAGAACAAGGAATGGAAAAGGCAGCCGCAACACCAAAAGAAGATGAAGCAACAAAATCAATTACCACCAAGCGGACTGGAAAATCGATCAGTGCTCGAAGACGATTTCAATCAGCTATCCAGATCACAACATTATGACGAATacagaaaagagaaaatgaaattcAGAAGACCCTCTGTAGGTTCTGCAGCAGAAATGTTAAGCATGTTGTCTACAAGTTCCACTA AAAATGAGAAACCAAGGAGGCATGCAGGAAGAATACAAAATGAACACCATATCCGTAAAGAAATTTGTAATGAGAATCCAAATGAACTGTCAGAAGAACTTGTCAAAAGCCTAATAGGAATATTCCTTGAGCTACACCAGGCACCACCACAAGATACAGAAGAATTAGCTATTGTTCCAAAACTTAGCCTATCCTGCATGAATTCAAAGGGCCCAAAGACCTTGTTCAACTATAAAGCATCTATCTTTCCTTTCAACCGCAATGAATCAAACCTCGACCCTTACCGCATTATGCCAGATTTAGATAGCGCTGTCAGGGACATTGGGCCGTACAAGAACTTCATTCAGATAGAAAGAAACTCGTTAGATGTTCGTCGTTTACCAGAGTGTTTACCAATGGCCGGAAAACTGAG GGTTTTAATCCGTAGACTATGTAACGTTGACTTGACATTCTTGACCTACAAGCAGAAGCTAGCATTTTGGATCAATATCTACAACGCCTGCATAATGCAT GGATTTCTAGAACATGGGCTACCTTCGTCGCAGGAGAATCTGCTGGCAACTATGAACAAG GCTGCAGTGAATGTGGGTGGGATAGTGCTGAATGCTTTAGCCATTGAACACTTTATTCTCCGGCATCCATGTGAACCAAACCAC GGCCATGCGGATGAGAAGGAAATGCTATTACGGCATGCTTATGGTCTGGGGTATCCAGAACCAAATGTGACATTCGCTCTTTGCCGAGGAAGTTGGTCCTCGCCCGCA CTTAGGATCTATACCCCAGAAGAAGTGGTAAATGAATTGGGAAGAGCAAAAGTGGAGTATCTGGAAGCTTCAGTGGGAGTTACATGCAAGAGGAAGATCGTGGTGCCTAAGCTTTTGCAGTGGCACATGCGAGATTTTGCAGATGACATGGAATCACTACTAGAATGGATTTATAGCCAATTGCCACGCTCTGGATCACTGAAAAGACTGATGATGGAGTGCCTAAATGGAGAATCAAAATTTCCGTTGACAAAGATGGTAGAAGTTCAGCCTTatgaatcagagtttcgctacCTGCTGTCCTTTTACGACTCACTAACAGGAAGTGAGAAGTCCTATCACAACTGCTAA
- the LOC133697027 gene encoding 16 kDa phloem protein 1-like isoform X1, protein MASGILEVLLVNAKGLGDTDFIGDMDPYVIVQYKSQERKSSVARGQGGHPVWNERLTFKVEYPGQAGEYKLSLKIMDKDTFSADDFIGEATIYVKDLLTSGVENGSAELHPCKYRVVSATQSYIGEIQVGVTFTLKEEKDYDGEEYGGWNQSSF, encoded by the exons aTGGCTAGTGGGATATTGGAAGTGCTGCTGGTGAATGCAAAAGGCCTTGGAGATACTGATTTCATAG GTGATATGGATCCATATGTTATCGTGCAATACAAAAGCCAAGAGCGCAAGAGCAGCGTAGCTAGAG GTCAAGGTGGTCATCCAGTTTGGAATGAGAGGCTCACATTCAAGGTAGAGTATCCAGGACAAGCTGGCGAATATAAGCTCAGTCTTAAAATCATGGACAAAGACACCTTCTCTGCCGACGACTTCATTGGTGAAGCCAC GATCTATGTGAAGGATTTGTTGACATCAGGAGTGGAAAATGGATCTGCTGAGCTACATCCCTGCAAGTATAGAGTGGTTAGTGCTACGCAATCATATATTGGAGAGATTCAAGTCGGTGTCACTTTTACCCtcaag GAGGAAAAGGATTATGACGGGGAAGAGTACGGCGGATGGAACCAAAGCAGTTTTTAG
- the LOC133697118 gene encoding uncharacterized protein LOC133697118 isoform X2, translated as MKFEDYLGQQSDEKQKRVDLEEEVEKLQAELDEEQAINKVLQCALHGSVSSHPCLATLIPPQVQSLLAELAMVEEEIVWLERKVDELKLNLYQEVKQNKEWKRQPQHQKKMKQQNQLPPSGLENRSVLEDDFNQLSRSQHYDEYRKEKMKFRRPSVGSAAEMLSMLSTSSTKNEKPRRHAGRIQNEHHIRKEICNENPNELSEELVKSLIGIFLELHQAPPQDTEELAIVPKLSLSCMNSKGPKTLFNYKASIFPFNRNESNLDPYRIMPDLDSAVRDIGPYKNFIQIERNSLDVRRLPECLPMAGKLRVLIRRLCNVDLTFLTYKQKLAFWINIYNACIMHGFLEHGLPSSQENLLATMNKAAVNVGGIVLNALAIEHFILRHPCEPNHGHADEKEMLLRHAYGLGYPEPNVTFALCRGSWSSPALRIYTPEEVVNELGRAKVEYLEASVGVTCKRKIVVPKLLQWHMRDFADDMESLLEWIYSQLPRSGSLKRLMMECLNGESKFPLTKMVEVQPYESEFRYLLSFYDSLTGSEKSYHNC; from the exons ATGAAATTTGAAGACTACCTTGGGCAACAGAGTGATGAGAAACAGAAAAGAGTCGATCTCGAGGAGGAG GTTGAGAAATTGCAAGCAGAATTAGACGAGGAACAGGCAATAAACAAGGTTCTGCAGTGTGCACTCCATGGTTCAGTGTCGTCCCATCCATGTCTTGCCACGCTGATACCACCCCAA GTTCAGAGCCTCCTTGCAGAACTTGCAATGGTGGAGGAGGAGATCGTATGGCTTGAAAGAAAAGTTGATGAGCTGAAACTCAACTTGTATCAGGAGGTGAAGCAGAACAAGGAATGGAAAAGGCAGCCGCAACACCAAAAGAAGATGAAGCAACAAAATCAATTACCACCAAGCGGACTGGAAAATCGATCAGTGCTCGAAGACGATTTCAATCAGCTATCCAGATCACAACATTATGACGAATacagaaaagagaaaatgaaattcAGAAGACCCTCTGTAGGTTCTGCAGCAGAAATGTTAAGCATGTTGTCTACAAGTTCCACTA AAAATGAGAAACCAAGGAGGCATGCAGGAAGAATACAAAATGAACACCATATCCGTAAAGAAATTTGTAATGAGAATCCAAATGAACTGTCAGAAGAACTTGTCAAAAGCCTAATAGGAATATTCCTTGAGCTACACCAGGCACCACCACAAGATACAGAAGAATTAGCTATTGTTCCAAAACTTAGCCTATCCTGCATGAATTCAAAGGGCCCAAAGACCTTGTTCAACTATAAAGCATCTATCTTTCCTTTCAACCGCAATGAATCAAACCTCGACCCTTACCGCATTATGCCAGATTTAGATAGCGCTGTCAGGGACATTGGGCCGTACAAGAACTTCATTCAGATAGAAAGAAACTCGTTAGATGTTCGTCGTTTACCAGAGTGTTTACCAATGGCCGGAAAACTGAG GGTTTTAATCCGTAGACTATGTAACGTTGACTTGACATTCTTGACCTACAAGCAGAAGCTAGCATTTTGGATCAATATCTACAACGCCTGCATAATGCAT GGATTTCTAGAACATGGGCTACCTTCGTCGCAGGAGAATCTGCTGGCAACTATGAACAAG GCTGCAGTGAATGTGGGTGGGATAGTGCTGAATGCTTTAGCCATTGAACACTTTATTCTCCGGCATCCATGTGAACCAAACCAC GGCCATGCGGATGAGAAGGAAATGCTATTACGGCATGCTTATGGTCTGGGGTATCCAGAACCAAATGTGACATTCGCTCTTTGCCGAGGAAGTTGGTCCTCGCCCGCA CTTAGGATCTATACCCCAGAAGAAGTGGTAAATGAATTGGGAAGAGCAAAAGTGGAGTATCTGGAAGCTTCAGTGGGAGTTACATGCAAGAGGAAGATCGTGGTGCCTAAGCTTTTGCAGTGGCACATGCGAGATTTTGCAGATGACATGGAATCACTACTAGAATGGATTTATAGCCAATTGCCACGCTCTGGATCACTGAAAAGACTGATGATGGAGTGCCTAAATGGAGAATCAAAATTTCCGTTGACAAAGATGGTAGAAGTTCAGCCTTatgaatcagagtttcgctacCTGCTGTCCTTTTACGACTCACTAACAGGAAGTGAGAAGTCCTATCACAACTGCTAA
- the LOC133697947 gene encoding 16 kDa phloem protein 1-like: MAVGILEVKLVKAKGLGNPDFFGLSCYCSSSLTNMDPYVLVKYKSQERKSKVARGQGGRPVWNETLTFKVEYPGQGGNYKLILKIMDKDTFSADDSVGDATIYVKDLLALGVEKGTAELQTQKYRVVNADKSYRGEIQVGVTFTLKAEEEDAGEDYGGWKQSSV; encoded by the exons ATGGCCGTTGGAATATTGGAAGTGAAGCTGGTGAAGGCAAAAGGCCTTGGAAACCCTGATTTCTTTGGTTTATCATGTTACTGCTCCAGCTCTTTGA CTAACATGGACCCGTATGTTCTGGTAAAATACAAAAGCCAAGAGCGCAAGAGCAAAGTAGCAAGAG GTCAAGGTGGGCGTCCAGTGTGGAATGAGACTCTCACATTCAAGGTAGAGTATCCAGGGCAAGGTGGCAACTATAAGCTCATTCTTAAAATCATGGACAAGGACACCTTCTCTGCTGATGATTCTGTCGGCGACGCCAC GATTTACGTTAAAGATTTGTTGGCATTAGGAGTGGAGAAAGGAACTGCTGAACTACAAACTCAGAAGTATAGAGTGGTTAATGCTGACAAATCTTATCGTGGAGAGATTCAAGTTGGCGTCACTTTTACCCTCAAG GCAGAAGAGGAAGATGCTGGAGAAGATTATGGTGGATGGAAGCAAAGCTCTGTTTAG